One genomic segment of Prosthecobacter fusiformis includes these proteins:
- a CDS encoding phospholipase D-like domain-containing protein produces the protein MFPLLKPKAKTWAKSLAHVGRNDENHSRYGWMKFAATALLSGGAAIIFSKNFLETEKRITHDIDTDYGVMDPAFERVMSHLMGPPLVGGNKVTILENGAEFFPRMLDAIRKAKHSVTLESFVFIKGKISKAFADALCEAAQRGVKVHFLQDAMGCDCIDSEFVQRMADCGVELEIFRRFNLAHFNHRTHRKLLIVDGRIGFTGGAGISDQWDGNGDKADHWRDTQYEVEGPVVSQMQQAFMDNWMQTRAQVLHGDLYFPELFPCGDKTCQMLKSSVSEGADSARLMFLLSIAAARHSIRIVNPYFVPDMLVLKLLKKARQRGVSIEIIAPSKRIDQRLVRFVGRARWGGLLREGVRFYEFQPALLHSKYFIVDEHWVSVGSCNLDDRSLCLNEEANLNILGTDFAREHLEVFEYDKAQSVEITWATWRNRPLQEKLLGHVGGIMRSQM, from the coding sequence ATGTTTCCACTGCTCAAGCCAAAGGCTAAAACCTGGGCCAAAAGCTTGGCTCACGTCGGTCGGAATGACGAAAATCATTCCCGCTATGGATGGATGAAATTTGCAGCCACTGCTCTTTTAAGCGGTGGGGCAGCCATCATTTTTAGCAAAAACTTCCTCGAAACGGAGAAGCGAATTACTCACGATATAGACACGGATTACGGTGTGATGGATCCCGCTTTTGAACGGGTGATGAGCCACTTGATGGGGCCGCCTCTGGTTGGTGGAAACAAGGTCACCATTCTTGAAAACGGGGCCGAGTTTTTTCCGCGCATGTTGGATGCCATACGCAAGGCAAAGCACAGTGTCACTTTGGAAAGCTTTGTTTTCATCAAAGGAAAAATCTCCAAGGCTTTTGCGGATGCGCTTTGCGAAGCCGCACAACGGGGAGTTAAAGTTCACTTCCTCCAGGATGCGATGGGATGCGATTGCATCGACAGTGAATTCGTTCAGCGCATGGCCGATTGCGGCGTGGAATTGGAGATTTTCAGACGATTTAATCTGGCGCATTTTAACCATCGCACTCATCGGAAGCTCCTGATTGTGGATGGGCGTATCGGTTTCACAGGTGGTGCCGGAATCTCCGATCAATGGGATGGCAATGGAGATAAAGCCGATCATTGGCGAGACACCCAATATGAAGTGGAAGGACCTGTGGTTTCCCAGATGCAGCAGGCATTTATGGATAACTGGATGCAGACCCGCGCCCAGGTCTTGCATGGCGACCTCTACTTCCCTGAGCTATTCCCTTGTGGGGACAAAACTTGTCAGATGCTGAAAAGCTCTGTCAGCGAAGGCGCAGACAGTGCGCGTTTGATGTTTCTGCTTTCCATCGCCGCTGCCAGACATTCCATCCGCATCGTCAATCCATACTTTGTTCCTGACATGCTGGTGCTGAAGCTTTTGAAAAAAGCCCGCCAGCGAGGAGTGAGTATAGAGATCATCGCTCCTAGCAAGCGTATTGATCAGCGGCTCGTTCGGTTTGTCGGGCGTGCTCGCTGGGGCGGGCTGCTGAGGGAAGGGGTGCGTTTCTATGAGTTTCAGCCCGCCTTGCTGCACAGTAAATATTTCATTGTGGATGAGCATTGGGTCTCGGTCGGTTCCTGCAATTTGGATGACCGCTCTTTATGCTTGAATGAAGAAGCTAATTTAAACATCCTCGGCACTGACTTTGCGAGGGAGCATCTTGAGGTGTTCGAATACGACAAAGCGCAGTCCGTCGAAATCACCTGGGCGACATGGCGAAACCGTCCCCTTCAGGAAAAGCTTCTCGGTCATGTGGGCGGTATCATGCGTTCGCAAATGTAG
- a CDS encoding endonuclease/exonuclease/phosphatase family protein: MSITSTLRVMTYNVHGCVGTDARLDEGRIAEVIASFNPDVVALQELDVERARSGGIDQVRLLADHLKMDFQFHPTLSHFSEHYGDAILSKLPMSLVKKGILPTTSSRLAFEPRGALLVRLDVKGEEVFLLNTHLGLAWDERLAQTQALLGPEWMGEPAGQARFILCGDLNALPGSQVYRAFTRLLHDVQPWTLQRWPRATFPSRWPLARLDYIFINDRLVVEHVEVPSDKQIRTASDHLPLIADLALA, encoded by the coding sequence ATGAGCATCACATCAACCCTCCGTGTGATGACCTACAATGTGCATGGCTGTGTAGGTACGGATGCGCGTCTGGATGAAGGCCGCATCGCGGAGGTCATCGCCTCATTTAACCCTGATGTGGTAGCGCTACAGGAACTGGATGTAGAAAGGGCACGAAGCGGTGGAATAGATCAGGTGCGGCTACTGGCGGATCATCTGAAAATGGACTTCCAGTTCCATCCCACCCTGAGTCACTTTTCCGAACACTACGGGGATGCCATTCTGAGCAAGCTCCCCATGAGTCTGGTCAAAAAAGGTATATTGCCAACGACAAGCTCACGACTGGCATTTGAACCCCGTGGGGCGCTGTTGGTAAGACTGGACGTGAAGGGTGAAGAAGTCTTTCTGCTCAATACTCACCTCGGACTGGCGTGGGACGAGCGCCTAGCCCAGACCCAGGCACTTCTGGGGCCTGAGTGGATGGGGGAACCTGCAGGCCAAGCTCGATTCATCTTATGTGGAGACCTCAATGCACTGCCAGGTTCCCAGGTCTATCGCGCATTCACCCGATTGTTGCATGACGTGCAGCCCTGGACACTGCAACGTTGGCCACGGGCAACCTTTCCCTCACGCTGGCCGCTTGCGCGCCTGGACTACATATTTATCAATGACAGGCTGGTCGTTGAGCACGTGGAGGTGCCCAGTGACAAACAAATACGTACGGCATCCGACCACTTGCCACTCATCGCCGACCTGGCGCTAGCCTAA
- a CDS encoding DUF4142 domain-containing protein, whose amino-acid sequence MKSYSIKTLGAALVCAFAGLSLVTTQIHAADPKSTLNTGDEAFVKAASQHGMGEVQIAALGVKKSSREDVRALAEKLVTDHGAANTELATLAKTKGVMISAVTDPNDTETMKELENTNSGEAFDKAFLAQLEDDHEASIDLFEEAAKDSADAEVKAWAAKMLPTLRAHLSEIQAAIKK is encoded by the coding sequence ATGAAATCCTATTCGATTAAAACCCTGGGAGCTGCTCTGGTCTGTGCTTTCGCAGGCCTTTCCCTTGTGACTACACAAATTCATGCTGCAGATCCAAAAAGCACTCTGAACACTGGCGATGAAGCGTTCGTGAAGGCCGCTTCTCAACACGGCATGGGCGAAGTCCAAATTGCCGCTCTGGGTGTCAAAAAATCTTCTCGTGAAGATGTGCGGGCACTGGCTGAAAAGCTGGTGACTGATCATGGTGCAGCCAATACCGAGCTTGCCACGCTGGCCAAAACCAAAGGCGTGATGATCTCGGCCGTCACGGATCCGAATGATACGGAGACCATGAAGGAACTCGAAAACACGAATTCAGGCGAGGCCTTTGATAAAGCCTTTCTTGCCCAGCTCGAAGACGACCATGAGGCCTCTATCGACCTCTTTGAAGAGGCTGCTAAAGACTCTGCCGATGCAGAAGTCAAAGCATGGGCTGCTAAAATGCTGCCAACTCTCCGCGCTCATCTGAGCGAAATTCAGGCAGCCATTAAAAAGTAA
- a CDS encoding 4-alpha-glucanotransferase, with protein MPPPPPLPKKLAGLLVPVFAMRRTDDMGIGDTQAVIETIDFCAANQFAVLQLLPIHETVGDHSPYNPISSRALSPALLTLHPDWVPGLSEEIIKRHATESWLIQLREGPVKHLSVHALKLQILMDAAKSFEEQMDDFTALAEDFKAFQDQEDQWLPAYTLFRVLVHEYEGNTHWEQWRPEHHSLALAESWFAAHADNARLASLRRAFAFVQWVAHRQWLQVRTHAEAQSIKLMGEMSFGVSKSSADVWSRPELFDTEWSMGTRPVSYFDTNKDSERWGQNWGLPPYRWENHRSEKFAWLRGRMSSEAKYFHICRLDHLRGYFRAYMFPWQGGPQHAEFATLSEEEAFLKTNGRLPRFVPGPDDEETTAQMNDLQGRELISIMQEAAGEMGLMAELMGMMPDYMRQALEDLQMPNLTFPLLEKDDEGHLLHQENFRPLSLVSYGNHDHAPLAAVYARLHEGMGKDMSEMSGDLRNLLAFAGWSGSPPDTLTSELLSALQKSLFETPCLLAVLMCTDLIGTAQRFNLPGSYGSMTWCERLELPWDGLCSHPVYGARIKEAVQWVLQSGRAPD; from the coding sequence ATGCCTCCACCACCTCCTCTGCCCAAAAAACTCGCTGGCCTACTGGTGCCGGTTTTTGCCATGCGCCGCACGGATGACATGGGCATCGGTGACACCCAAGCAGTCATCGAAACCATTGACTTCTGTGCTGCCAATCAATTCGCCGTCCTTCAGTTGCTGCCTATACACGAAACGGTTGGAGACCACAGCCCTTACAATCCCATCAGTTCTAGGGCTCTTTCACCTGCCCTCCTGACCCTGCATCCTGATTGGGTGCCAGGATTGAGTGAGGAAATCATCAAGCGGCATGCTACAGAATCCTGGCTCATCCAGCTCAGGGAAGGACCTGTAAAACACCTGTCTGTCCATGCCTTGAAATTGCAAATCTTGATGGATGCTGCCAAGTCCTTTGAAGAGCAGATGGATGACTTTACTGCTTTGGCTGAAGACTTCAAAGCATTTCAAGATCAGGAGGATCAGTGGCTACCGGCCTATACACTTTTTCGCGTGCTCGTTCATGAATATGAAGGCAACACTCATTGGGAGCAGTGGCGGCCGGAGCATCATAGCCTAGCTTTGGCAGAGTCTTGGTTTGCAGCCCATGCCGACAATGCGCGCCTAGCTTCACTCAGACGTGCTTTTGCATTCGTTCAATGGGTAGCCCATCGGCAGTGGCTGCAGGTGCGGACGCATGCTGAAGCCCAGAGTATCAAGCTGATGGGGGAAATGTCATTCGGTGTCTCCAAAAGCAGTGCGGATGTCTGGAGCCGACCTGAGCTTTTCGATACAGAATGGAGCATGGGTACACGGCCGGTGTCTTATTTTGATACCAATAAAGACTCCGAGCGCTGGGGACAAAATTGGGGGTTGCCGCCCTACCGTTGGGAAAACCATCGCTCAGAGAAATTCGCCTGGCTCCGAGGGCGAATGAGTTCTGAAGCAAAGTACTTTCATATCTGTCGGCTCGACCATCTAAGAGGCTATTTCCGCGCCTACATGTTTCCATGGCAGGGCGGTCCTCAGCATGCCGAATTTGCCACCTTGAGTGAAGAGGAGGCCTTTCTCAAAACCAATGGTCGCTTGCCCCGTTTTGTCCCTGGGCCAGATGATGAGGAGACCACGGCGCAGATGAATGACCTGCAAGGCCGTGAACTTATCTCCATCATGCAGGAGGCTGCTGGCGAAATGGGACTGATGGCCGAGCTGATGGGAATGATGCCAGACTACATGAGACAGGCATTGGAAGACCTCCAGATGCCAAATTTAACTTTCCCACTTTTGGAGAAGGATGACGAAGGGCATCTTCTTCATCAGGAAAATTTCCGTCCTCTCAGTCTCGTCTCCTATGGGAACCATGACCACGCACCGCTGGCAGCAGTCTATGCCCGCCTTCATGAGGGGATGGGAAAGGATATGTCTGAAATGTCTGGAGACCTTCGCAACCTTCTGGCCTTTGCCGGTTGGTCAGGTTCCCCGCCTGATACGCTCACCAGCGAGCTGCTTTCCGCTTTGCAAAAATCCTTGTTTGAGACGCCCTGCCTGCTGGCTGTTCTCATGTGCACGGATCTTATCGGCACTGCACAGCGCTTTAATCTGCCTGGCAGTTATGGAAGCATGACCTGGTGTGAGCGCCTGGAATTGCCCTGGGACGGACTGTGCAGCCATCCAGTTTATGGGGCGCGCATTAAGGAAGCTGTCCAATGGGTGTTGCAATCTGGGCGTGCCCCAGATTGA
- a CDS encoding hybrid sensor histidine kinase/response regulator — MKNPPNPSEPGAGKEQSFPTKSSSFSEPALVLVVDDQARNLQIVKKVLTFDGYQVTTAESGSEALKSIAVRRPDLILLDVVMPEMDGFQVCEQIKENPATHDIPIVFLSADTEHRSIMTAFSKGGIDYVPKPFNKAELLARVRTHVDLYRSQKRHTKEIAERQRTLHIIAHEWHKPLQRIFLFLSKIQDLSDSTLPETRIALSKEATRDTERMLASIEDFLHQQSPDGSATAESSSGWLTTDDLKSMAGKWYVTAKRKLVELVLFAPSVPISIPVAMPFAIHQIVDAVISNAVNFTPQTGRIEVRIFEENQRIVLRVEDEGPGFSDDYLRRKFQPYMRPGTEPPSAALGVGLAAAKRIADRIHATLTIGNRVRADGGGCVTVEFPAADELAQLKAAPAVKPRKASANGRKKVAGS; from the coding sequence GTGAAAAATCCTCCAAATCCATCCGAACCTGGCGCCGGGAAAGAGCAGTCTTTCCCAACTAAATCTTCATCCTTCTCAGAGCCAGCTCTGGTGCTCGTGGTGGATGATCAAGCTAGAAACCTGCAAATAGTCAAAAAAGTACTTACCTTTGATGGTTATCAGGTGACGACAGCGGAGAGTGGTAGTGAAGCGCTAAAAAGCATTGCTGTTCGTCGTCCAGATCTCATTCTTTTGGATGTGGTGATGCCGGAAATGGACGGATTTCAGGTCTGTGAGCAGATCAAAGAAAATCCCGCTACCCACGATATTCCTATCGTCTTCCTATCAGCGGATACGGAGCATCGTTCCATCATGACCGCCTTCTCCAAAGGCGGCATTGATTACGTGCCCAAGCCTTTTAATAAGGCGGAACTCCTGGCTCGCGTGCGGACCCATGTGGATCTTTACCGCAGCCAGAAGCGCCATACAAAGGAGATCGCTGAGCGTCAGCGCACTCTTCACATCATTGCTCATGAGTGGCATAAACCCTTGCAGCGCATCTTCCTGTTTTTGTCGAAGATCCAGGACCTTTCAGATTCCACCCTGCCAGAGACGCGCATTGCCTTAAGCAAAGAGGCCACGCGGGACACAGAGCGCATGCTTGCTTCCATTGAAGACTTTCTGCATCAGCAGTCGCCGGATGGCAGCGCTACCGCTGAGTCATCCTCAGGATGGCTGACGACAGATGATCTCAAATCCATGGCCGGTAAGTGGTATGTCACGGCCAAGCGCAAACTCGTAGAACTAGTGCTTTTCGCTCCCTCTGTCCCGATTTCCATTCCTGTGGCGATGCCCTTTGCCATTCACCAAATTGTGGATGCCGTCATCTCCAATGCGGTTAACTTTACTCCCCAGACGGGACGTATCGAAGTCCGTATTTTTGAGGAAAATCAGCGCATCGTTCTGCGCGTGGAGGATGAGGGTCCAGGTTTTTCTGACGACTATCTGCGCCGTAAATTTCAGCCCTACATGCGCCCTGGCACCGAGCCGCCATCGGCCGCCCTCGGAGTCGGTCTCGCCGCTGCCAAACGAATCGCTGACCGTATTCATGCCACACTAACTATTGGCAACCGTGTGCGGGCCGACGGCGGTGGATGTGTGACTGTGGAATTTCCTGCGGCCGATGAATTGGCCCAGCTCAAAGCAGCCCCCGCTGTAAAACCACGCAAAGCTTCAGCAAATGGGCGTAAAAAGGTCGCTGGCAGTTAG
- a CDS encoding glutathione S-transferase family protein, with translation MAQFPNEQSNDGEFTRQEDAFRQWITPDGVTGFPPEKRRYHLYVSLACPWAHRTLIVRHLLGLEETVSVTVADPVRDERGWAFHEGDGHSRDEVNGFEFLSEAYHATDPQFKGRITVPVLWDRERKLIVNNSEDDICRMFVHGFETCHTRRCNLFPTEHAEEQKALSAFIYEKVNNGVYKAGFATSQAVYKQAVRELFIALDELESRLANRNEPYLMGKEAVESDWRMFCTLIRFDAVYHGHFKCNIRQIKDYPQLSRYLRRLYHQPGISETVNMDHIKRHYYMTHEDINPSKIVPSGPDLSWLEVPVE, from the coding sequence ATGGCCCAGTTCCCTAACGAACAAAGTAATGATGGCGAATTCACCCGCCAGGAAGATGCATTCCGTCAATGGATCACCCCTGATGGTGTGACTGGATTTCCCCCTGAGAAGCGGCGTTACCATCTGTATGTATCGCTGGCCTGTCCATGGGCTCATCGCACCTTGATTGTGCGGCATCTTTTGGGACTCGAGGAGACTGTCAGCGTGACTGTTGCAGATCCCGTAAGAGATGAGCGGGGCTGGGCTTTTCATGAAGGCGATGGACATTCGCGAGATGAGGTCAACGGCTTTGAATTCTTATCGGAGGCCTATCACGCAACTGATCCTCAATTCAAAGGCCGGATCACAGTGCCGGTGTTGTGGGATCGCGAAAGAAAACTGATCGTCAACAACTCGGAGGACGATATTTGCCGAATGTTTGTCCACGGGTTCGAGACTTGCCATACTCGCCGCTGCAACCTGTTCCCGACTGAGCATGCAGAAGAGCAGAAAGCTTTGAGTGCCTTCATTTACGAGAAGGTCAACAACGGCGTTTACAAAGCTGGGTTTGCAACCTCGCAAGCGGTGTATAAACAGGCGGTGCGGGAGCTTTTTATAGCACTCGATGAATTGGAATCACGTCTAGCCAACCGGAACGAGCCTTACCTCATGGGGAAAGAGGCCGTGGAATCAGACTGGCGGATGTTTTGTACTCTGATCCGTTTCGATGCCGTTTATCATGGGCACTTCAAGTGCAACATCCGGCAGATCAAAGACTATCCCCAGCTTTCGCGGTATCTTCGGCGATTATACCACCAGCCCGGCATTTCCGAGACGGTCAATATGGACCATATCAAGCGCCATTATTACATGACGCATGAAGATATCAATCCGTCCAAAATTGTCCCCTCAGGACCGGATTTAAGCTGGCTGGAAGTGCCAGTCGAATAA
- a CDS encoding RNA polymerase sigma factor, producing MNIAPTSSYVDKDDETLMACLAAKEPNALWVLHQRYHSILKSIIISVIHDETDADDVLQEVFIQIWTHAANFSSSKGKAAGWLITLARRRAIDRLRQRHAYHLATERLEKASKPSNAYEIESAEHDIERQDTQNYLNQLLQQLPVPQKEVVILAHLHGMSQRQIAVHMSLPLGTVKTRLELGMRKLCHVACAAHHKVM from the coding sequence ATGAACATTGCCCCTACTTCCTCCTACGTTGATAAAGATGATGAAACTCTGATGGCATGCTTGGCCGCCAAAGAGCCAAATGCACTCTGGGTCCTCCATCAGCGTTATCATTCAATCCTGAAGTCCATCATCATCTCAGTGATTCACGATGAAACGGATGCCGATGATGTGCTGCAGGAAGTCTTCATTCAGATCTGGACGCATGCGGCTAATTTCTCCTCCTCGAAAGGTAAGGCTGCAGGCTGGCTTATTACCCTGGCTCGTCGCCGCGCCATTGACCGCCTTCGTCAGCGTCACGCCTACCACCTCGCTACTGAGCGTCTGGAAAAGGCATCCAAGCCTTCCAACGCTTATGAAATCGAAAGCGCTGAGCATGATATCGAGCGCCAGGATACCCAAAACTATCTCAACCAGCTTCTTCAGCAATTGCCAGTGCCGCAAAAGGAAGTGGTCATCCTCGCCCACCTGCACGGCATGAGCCAGCGCCAGATCGCAGTGCACATGAGCCTGCCTCTGGGCACAGTCAAAACACGCCTTGAACTGGGCATGCGCAAACTTTGCCACGTCGCTTGCGCCGCTCATCACAAGGTGATGTAA
- a CDS encoding sugar phosphate isomerase/epimerase family protein: protein MNQWPIGLSTGCFYHRSIFEVLDDIHASGFRQIEICSFPKHLDYHQKDQVREAGERMRALELHPFSFHAPFADHIDITSLHEPTRRGAVNELIVACEAAAVMGARNIVLHPGPEREGRPPEEEFLQHMNHAAESLNLVARRCTDLGVNLLLENMLPHLLFGHTSDMLYLLGQIRECNVGTCLDTGHANLAGELGSVVHKLSGHLKMLHANDNLGNSDAHLNPGEGRIDWPWLLGELKRNQFKGSLILELAGYHGESIHDTLVRARRAFDYLVAINKND, encoded by the coding sequence ATGAACCAATGGCCCATCGGACTTTCCACCGGATGCTTTTATCATCGCAGTATTTTTGAAGTGCTGGATGACATCCACGCCAGCGGATTTCGCCAGATCGAAATCTGCTCATTTCCAAAGCATCTGGACTATCATCAAAAGGATCAGGTGCGTGAAGCGGGCGAACGCATGCGTGCACTGGAACTGCATCCCTTTTCCTTTCACGCGCCTTTTGCTGACCACATTGACATCACCTCCCTGCATGAGCCGACGAGGCGTGGAGCGGTGAATGAGCTCATCGTGGCCTGTGAGGCAGCGGCGGTGATGGGAGCGCGCAACATCGTGCTGCACCCTGGCCCAGAAAGGGAGGGCCGACCACCGGAGGAGGAATTCCTCCAGCACATGAACCACGCGGCGGAATCCTTAAACCTGGTGGCCCGACGATGCACGGATCTGGGCGTGAATCTGCTGCTGGAAAACATGCTTCCGCATCTTTTGTTCGGCCACACAAGCGATATGCTTTATTTGTTAGGCCAGATACGGGAATGCAATGTGGGTACGTGCCTGGACACGGGGCATGCTAATCTGGCAGGAGAGCTGGGGTCGGTGGTGCACAAGCTTTCCGGGCATCTCAAGATGCTGCATGCGAATGATAACCTGGGAAACAGTGATGCCCATCTTAATCCGGGGGAAGGCAGGATCGACTGGCCCTGGCTATTGGGCGAACTGAAGAGGAATCAGTTCAAAGGATCCCTCATTCTGGAGCTGGCAGGATATCATGGAGAATCCATCCATGACACTCTTGTGCGTGCCCGCCGCGCTTTTGATTATTTGGTCGCTATCAATAAAAACGACTGA